A genomic window from Prunus persica cultivar Lovell chromosome G2, Prunus_persica_NCBIv2, whole genome shotgun sequence includes:
- the LOC18786789 gene encoding cation/H(+) antiporter 15 yields MSMEINHLIGEIQQAVDNVTLVCQDPHSSIASGGVWRHRSPLRSATSLLLMQLSIIGVVSQLINLCLKPMGQSTVVSQIFGGIIFGPSVLGHKKEVSRILFPVKGANVFETTATFGLMFFLFSIGVKMNTGRMLRPDRRAVTIGISVFFFTLALPECLVFVMMKYLAMDETLKMALPCIAGSQCISSSLVVACLLAELKLMNTELGRLALSITMFCDVLGIALVAIGMAILDNRTRNLLIPTFELLSALVFVLGVAYVLRPIILWMLNRIEEGKSVKESYIVTIFLFVLLCGFISELVSQHFLLGPLVLGYAVPEGPPLGAALVTKVEIMATGIFYPTYLANSGLKTNIFRIHPRSLWIVGVVVIFSSLVKIGAVMLSASYFDVPLRQAFVLGLILNSKGITELVMFNLFKQSKVLTDQEFALVVISVVLITAVVTPLIRYLYDPSKQYAVTRRSTIQHLKRESELRILACIHNQENVPTFINVLEVSNATEQNPVAVIALVLTELVGRTNPVLVSHRPQDTLDNSSSGHIVKAMRQYEQYNEGYATLQAYTSISSYVTMHDDICRLAFEKRVNLVIMPFHKQWAIDGSIGSVNRPLQSMNINVLEKAPCSVGILIDRGVLGGSVSMLASRYICHVAVIFIGGADDTEALAYGARMARHPSVDLTVARFLLFGEENSKDRKRDSDLLEEYRVANGDNERFVVVEEVVRDGARLSAVIRSMVDCFDLMLVGRHHQDSPLLSGLGEWSECPELGIVGDMLASPDFHCSVSVLVLQQQRIGGKPVSRNQPIDREPLIHDAPEETVRGSWTITVNEHDRK; encoded by the exons ATGAGCATGGAAATAAATCACTTGATTGGAGAAATCCAACAGGCAGTAGATAATGTGACTCTGGTTTGCCAAGATCCCCACAGCAGCATAGCTTCCGGGGGTGTGTGGCGCCACAGAAGCCCTCTGCGTTCCGCTACATCTCTTCTTTTGATGCAGTTGTCTATAATTGGCGTAGTTTCACAGTTGATCAATCTCTGTCTCAAACCTATGGGACAGTCCACTGTCgtttctcaaattttt GGTGGTATAATTTTCGGCCCGTCAGTTCTGGGGCATAAAAAGGAAGTCTCACGCATCCTCTTCCCCGTAAAAGGCGCCAATGTGTTCGAAACTACTGCAACATTCGGCCTCatgttcttccttttttcaaTAGGAGTGAAGATGAACACGGGAAGAATGTTAAGGCCAGATAGAAGGGCGGTGACCATTGGAATTTCAGTGTTCTTCTTCACCTTAGCGCTCCCTGAATGCCTAGTCTTCGTTATGATGAAGTATCTCGCCATGGACGAAACCCTTAAGATGGCACTCCCATGTATAGCTGGATCACAGTGTATATCAAGTTCCCTTGTTGTTGCTTGTTTACTAGCTGAGCTCAAACTCATGAACACCGAACTGGGCCGCCTGGCCCTCTCTATAACAATGTTTTGTGATGTTCTCGGCATTGCCCTGGTCGCAATTGGTATGGCAATTTTGGATAATAGGACCAGGAATTTATTAATTCCAACGTTTGAACTACTATCAGCACTAGTATTTGTGCTTGGCGTTGCTTATGTGCTCAGACCAATCATACTATGGATGCTGAACCGTATAGAGGAAGGGAAATCTGTCAAGGAGTCATATATTGTCAccattttcctctttgttcttttgtgtGGATTTATCAGTGAGCTTGTAAGCCAGCATTTCTTACTTGGACCCCTAGTGCTTGGCTATGCGGTGCCTGAAGGACCGCCTTTGGGAGCGGCTTTGGTGACGAAGGTGGAAATCATGGCTACAGGAATATTCTATCCAACTTACCTTGCCAATAGTGGGCTGAAAACGAACATCTTCAGGATTCATCCTCGGTCTTTGTGGATTGTGGGGGTGGTGGTTATCTTTTCTAGCCTGGTGAAGATAGGAGCTGTAATGTTGTCAGCCAGCTATTTCGATGTGCCTCTGCGCCAAGCTTTTGTGCTTGGCCTCATCCTCAACTCAAAAGGCATCACAGAGCTTGTCATGTTCAACCTGTTTAAGCAAAGCAAG GTTCTGACTGATCAAGAATTTGCGCTGGTCGTGATCTCAGTGGTGCTCATAACAGCAGTGGTAACACCCTTGATAAGATATCTTTATGATCCTTCAAAGCAATACGCAGTGACGAGAAGAAGTACAATCCAGCATTTGAAACGTGAGTCAGAGCTCCGAATCCTAGCATGCATCCACAACCAAGAGAACGTTCCCACATTCATAAACGTCCTGGAAGTATCAAATGCTACAGAACAGAACCCTGTTGCAGTCATAGCCCTCGTCCTCACTGAGCTTGTGGGGCGAACCAACCCTGTTCTTGTATCACACCGTCCCCAAGACACCTTAGACAACAGCTCGTCTGGCCATATTGTCAAAGCCATGAGGCAATACGAGCAATACAATGAAGGGTACGCCACCCTCCAAGCATACACTTCCATCTCGAGTTATGTAACAATGCATGATGATATTTGCCGGTTAGCATTTGAGAAGAGGGTAAACCTTGTGATCATGCCGTTTCACAAGCAATGGGCCATAGATGGCAGCATTGGGTCAGTGAACCGACCCCTCCAGTCCATGAACATCAATGTCCTTGAAAAGGCACCTTGCTCCGTTGGAATTCTCATCGATCGAGGGGTCCTAGGAGGGTCGGTGTCAATGCTAGCCAGCCGGTATATATGCCATGTTGCTGTGATCTTCATTGGTGGTGCAGATGATACAGAGGCACTGGCCTATGGCGCTCGCATGGCAAGGCATCCAAGTGTGGACTTAACAGTTGCACGGTTCCTTCTctttggagaagaaaatagTAAAGACCGGAAGCGGGACTCTGACTTGCTTGAGGAATACCGGGTAGCCAATGGAGACAACGAgcggtttgttgttgtggagGAGGTGGTAAGAGATGGAGCACGGTTGTCTGCTGTTATCAGATCAATGGTGgattgttttgatttgatgttGGTAGGGAGGCACCATCAGGACTCTCCACTTCTTTCAGGGCTTGGTGAGTGGAGTGAGTGCCCGGAGCTTGGAATCGTCGGAGACATGCTTGCTTCCCCGGACTTTCATTGTTCAGTTTCTGTATTAGTGTTGCAACAACAGAGAATAGGAGGAAAACCAGTTAGCCGGAATCAACCAATTGACAGAGAACCGCTAATTCATGATGCACCTGAGGAAACAGTAAGAGGATCGTGGACAATTACAGTCAATGAACATGATAGGAAATAG
- the LOC18785598 gene encoding uncharacterized protein LOC18785598: MESSAVFRSFNCSVGTVSHVRSSLDKPGMLPAYNTARPTVSRSYFQGLMVSEKFIYSPQKRRGVQVSCVKTSEAAKSEKSSDSKPQVSSERTTQPATFPNGFEALMLEVCDETEVAELKLKVGDFEMHLKRNIGATSAPVSSISPAAAPPIPSKPMVESAPAPPPAPAPAPKSSSEKATPFTNTSVDKSSRLAALEASGANGYVLVSSPTVGSFRRGRTVKGKKQPPICKEGDLIKGGQVIGYVDQFGTELPVKSDVGGEVLKLLFNDGEAVGYGDPLIAVLPSFHGININ, from the exons ATGGAGTCCTCGGCTGTTTTCCGATCCTTTAACT GTTCTGTAGGCACAGTTTCTCATGTTCGGTCCTCGCTTGACAAGCCTGGTATGCTTCCTGCGTATAATACCGCAAGGCCCACCGTGAGTAGATCATACTTCCAAGGCTTGATGGTTAGTGAGAAGTTCATTTATTCTCCACAAAAGCGGAGGGGAGTGCAAGTATCATGTGTGAAGACATCTGAAGCTGCCAAGAGTGAAAAATCCAGCG ATAGTAAGCCACAAGTCTCATCAGAGAGAACTACTCAACCCGCAACTTTTCCTAATGGATTTGAG GCACTAATGCTAGAAGTCTGTGATGAGACAGAAGTTGCTGAACTGAAACTTAAG GTTGGAGACTTTGAAATGCATTTGAAGCGTAATATTGGAGCCACCAGTGCTCCTGTGTCTAGCATCTCGCCAGCAGCAGCACCACCTATTCCAAGTAAACCCATGGTTGAATCAGCTCCTGCTCCCCCTCCAGCACCAGCACCAGCACCAAAATCTTCTTCTGAAAAAGCCACTCCATTTACCAACACTTCTGTAGACAAGTCATCAAGATTAGCAGCCTTGGAGGCTTCTGGAGCTAACGGATATGTTCTGGTTTCTTCTCCTACG GTTGGTTCATTCCGAAGGGGTAGAACAGTGAAAGGAAAGAAGCAACCTCCAATCTGTAAAGAG GGTGATCTGATCAAAGGAGGACAAGTAATCGGATATGTGGATCAGTTTGGCACTGAACTTCCTGTGAAG TCAGATGTGGGCGGAGAAGTTTTGAAGCTCCTCTTCAATGACGGAG AAGCCGTTGGTTATGGAGACCCACTCATCGCTGTCTTGCCATCATTTCACGGTATCAATATCAATTGA
- the LOC18787142 gene encoding PRA1 family protein B1, whose translation MASPPTLPISNNQSTVGAQSQPPIATPAFRAFLSRFSSSIRYGFSQRRPWYELLDRSSLARPDSLSDAYSRIRKNFTYFRVNYVSLLALVLALSLLTHPFSLLVLLSLLGAWAFLYLFRPSDQPLVIVGRTFSDAETLVGLVVLTVVVVFVSSVGSLLISALLIGFAIVCAHGAFRVPEDLFLDDQEPANAGFLSFLGGATSTAAASVAARV comes from the coding sequence ATGGCCAGCCCACCGACACTCCCGATCTCCAACAACCAATCGACCGTCGGCGCCCAGTCACAGCCTCCGATCGCCACGCCCGCCTTCCGCGCGTTCCTCTCACGCTTCTCCTCGTCGATCCGCTACGGCTTCTCGCAGCGCCGGCCCTGGTACGAGCTCCTAGACCGGAGCTCCTTGGCCCGACCCGACTCCCTCTCCGACGCCTACTCTCGGATCCGCAAGAATTTCACCTACTTCCGCGTCAACTACGTGTCCCTGCTCGCCCTCGTACTcgccctctctctcctcacccaccccttctctctcctcgtcCTACTCTCGCTCCTCGGCGCGTGGGCCTTCCTCTACCTATTTAGACCCTCCGATCAGCCCCTGGTCATCGTAGGCCGCACTTTCTCTGACGCCGAAACACTTGTCGGCCTCGTCGTGTTGACTGTGGTCGTGGTCTTCGTCTCCAGCGTCGGCTCGCTCCTCATCTCAGCTTTGTTGATCGGCTTCGCCATTGTTTGTGCGCACGGTGCGTTTAGGGTTCCAGAGGACCTATTCCTTGACGACCAGGAGCCGGCCAACGCTGGCTTCCTCTCATTCCTCGGCGGCGCCACCTCAACCGCTGCCGCCTCCGTCGCAGCACGTGTGTAG
- the LOC18785325 gene encoding protein RETICULATA-RELATED 5, chloroplastic, with translation MKTHTNRGFATTGPLHATSLPRASPEISLRRQLPAGIHVFRRVSYCKRHRTKVSVILRQNQAETSKQNIANSIESADDCNEARRSPLHTRRHALLAPSLALGAWFLKSTVASAEDAPSPPPSPSQTVPVPTADEKKKEEDAITSRIYDASAIGEPVAVGKDKSKVWEKVMNARILYLGEAEQVPIRDDKELELEIVKNLWKRCLESERALSLALEAFPSDLQDQLNQYMKKSIDGDALKSYTSHWPSQRWQEYEPLLSYCRDNGVRLVACGTPLKVLRTVQSKGISGLSKADRKAYAPPAGSGFISGFTSSTRRTPVDSNSPNQSVPFGPSSYLSAQARVVEDYTMSQIILQAMVDGGASGMLVVVTGASHVRYGIRGTGLPARISTKLQKKNQVVILLDPERQHIRQEGEVPVADFLWYSAARPCNRNCFDRAEISRVMNAAGRRRDALPQDLQKGLDLGLVSPEVLQNFFDLEQYPLISELTQRFQGFRERLLADPKFLHRLAIEEAISITTTLFAQYERRKENFFEELDYVITDTLRGSVVDFFTVWLPAPTLSFLSYADEINVPDSMDAIKGLIGSIPDNAFQKNLLGKDWSINYRLASVLLGGLKLAGVGIISSIAAVAASNGLFAVRRFINPALVNNQQKKRTPILKTAIIYGGFLGTSANLRYQIIAGVIEHRLSDEFSSQTLLVNMLSFVSRTINSYWGTQQWIDLARFTGLQTRKSESSQMLDSTNQTPDSTNQMPALECNNTEETNVDEIQNK, from the exons atgaaGACCCACACTAACAGAGGCTTCGCCACAACTGGACCACTCCACGCAACATCTCTTCCCCGAGCCTCACCGGAAATTTCCCTTCGCCGCCAACTTCCAGCCGGAATCCATGTTTTTCGGCGAGTTTCATACTGTAAACGCCACCGCACCAAAGTCTCCGTCATTCTCCGCCAGAATCAGGCCGAAACTTCCAAGCAGAATATCGCAAATTCGATAGAAAGTGCCGATGATTGCAACGAAGCTCGCCGGAGTCCGCTCCACACGAGGCGACACGCGCTACTCGCCCCTTCGCTGGCGCTCGGCGCGTGGTTTCTAAAATCGACAGTGGCGAGCGCAGAGGACGCTCCATCGCCACCGCCGTCGCCGTCACAAACCGTACCAGTGCCGACAgctgatgagaagaaaaaagaggaggATGCGATAACGTCAAGAATATACGACGCGTCGGCGATTGGAGAGCCCGTGGCGGTGGGGAAGGACAAGAGCAAGGTGTGGGAGAAGGTGATGAATGCTCGGATATTGTACTTAGGTGAAGCCGAACAGGTTCCGATTCGCGACGACAAAGAATTGGAGCTGGAGATTGTGAAGAACTTGTGGAAAAGGTGTTTGGAGAGTGAGCGAGCCTTATCTTTGGCTCTTGAAGCATTTCCTTCTGATCTTCAGGACCAGCTCAATCAGTATATGAAGAAAAG CATAGATGGAGATGCTTTGAAGTCCTACACATCACATTGGCCATCTCAACGCTGGCAGGAGTATGAGCCCCTTCTAAGTTACTGTCGCGACAATGGAGTTCGGCTTGTGGCTTGTGGTACTCCACTCAAG GTTTTACGGACTGTCCAATCGAAGGGAATTAGTGGGCTTTCAAAGGCTGATCGTAAAGCGTATGCTCCTCCAGCAGGTTCAGGCTTTATCTCAGGCTTCACTTCTAGCACACGCAGAACACCAGTTGATTCGAATTCTCCGAATCAATCTGTGCCTTTTGGGCCAAGCTCATATCTTTCTGCACAAGCAAGAGTGGTTGAGGATTATACTATGTCCCAGATTATCTTACAGGCCATGGTGGATGGAGGAGCAAGTGGTATGCTAGTGGTGGTGACAGGTGCAAGCCATGTTAGATATGGGATTAGAGGGACAGGACTGCCAGCTAGAATTTCAACAAAgttgcaaaagaaaaaccaagtaGTTATATTACTTGATCCTGAAAGACAGCACATACGACAGGAGGGAGAAGTTCCTGTTGCTGATTTCTTGTGGTATTCTGCTGCCAGACCCTGCAACAGGAATTGTTTTGATCGTGCTGAAATTTCCCGAGTTATGAATGCAGCAGGCAGGAGGCGAGATGCCCTTCCACAG GATCTTCAAAAAGGACTGGATCTTGGTTTGGTATCTCCAGAGGTATTACAGAACTTCTTTGATCTGGAGCAGTATCCTCTTATTTCAGAACTCACTCAACGTTTCCAG GGTTTCAGGGAAAGATTGTTGGCAGATCCTAAGTTCTTGCATAGATTAGCCATCGAAGAAGCTATATCAATAACTACTACTCTCTTTGCACAGTATGAGAGGcgcaaagaaaatttctttgAAGAGCTGGACTATGTTATCACGGACACTCTAAGGGGATCAGTTGTTGATTTCTTTACAGTGTGGCTTCCTGCCCCGACATTGTCATTTCTTTCATATGCCGATGAGATCAATGTGCCTGATAGCATGGATGCTATTAAAGGTCTCATTGGGTCCATCCCTGATAATGCATTTCAAAAGAATCTTTTGGGGAAAGATTGGAGTATCAATTATAGACTTGCATCTGTGCTTTTGGGAGGTCTAAAACTAGCTGGTGTTGGCATTATTTCCAGTATTGCGGCTGTTGCTGCCTCAAATGGTCTGTTTGCAGTTCGCAGATTCATTAATCCAGCTCTGGTCAATAAtcagcaaaagaaaagaactccAATACTTAAAACGGCAATAATCTATGGAGGCTTTCTTGGAACATCGGCAAATCTCCGTTATCAG ATTATTGCTGGAGTAATAGAACATCGACTTTCTGACGAATTTTCTTCTCAAACATTGCTTGTAAATATGCTGTCTTTTGTTTCTCGGACAATAAACTCTTATTGGGGAACTCAG CAATGGATTGATCTTGCACGCTTTACTGGTCTGCAAACGCGGAAGAGTGAATCGTCCCAAATGCTAGATTCTACTAACCAAACGCCAGATTCTACTAACCAAATGCCAGCACTGGAATGTAACAACACAGAGGAGACAAATGTAGATGAAATCCAGAACAAATGA
- the LOC18787343 gene encoding protein EARLY RESPONSIVE TO DEHYDRATION 15 yields the protein MDVISRRTTTSSTLNPNAPMFVPLAYRTVEDFSTEWWSLVQSSPWFQDYWLQERFQDPQNDPFSPDINDPALPDDVDALFDDVHYPNNNTQAQQEEEEEEKDFHKELVSMGLLKWRKGRPLAEAPRFIEKAPKIVNVMKVSPRAIQQPR from the exons ATGGACGTGATTTCCAGGAGGACGACGACATCGTCGACTTTGAATCCGAACGCTCCGATGTTCGTGCCGTTGGCGTATCGGACGGTGGAGGACTTCTCCACCGAGTGGTGGTCCCTGGTCCAGTCCTCACCTTGGTTCCAAGACTACTGGCTTCAGGAGCGCTTCCAAGATCCCCAAAACGACCCCTTCTCTCCCGATATTAACGATCCTGCCCTCCCCGATGACGTCGATGCTCTCTTCGATGACGTTCACTACCCCAACAACAACACACAGGCACAGC aggaggaggaggaagaggagaagGATTTTCATAAGGAGCTGGTTTCCATGGGACTGCTGAAATGGCGAAAGGGTCGGCCTTTGGCTGAGGCTCCCAGGTTCATCGAAAAGGCTCCCAAGATTGTGAACGTGATGAAAGTGAGTCCGCGGGCGATTCAGCAGCCGAGGTAG
- the LOC18784985 gene encoding uncharacterized protein LOC18784985, which yields MASCGFPDIFSWIQSLPPVTQWPTTSMSISICSSSSSQPSLKLTISQNHQTQKLSFAIAADFNLPIFLWTSKQFKFSPQSIKLISQETFSSLLINFIEDVLRYGSNNNNFLIKFLKLDSIANFGDVFNLSFVTLLFLVCIYEAPADLRSGCLNSLKNYLANCWSRQTSKSLMKVLGSNLEEEWMRSINLAITNWIVELQATQRTLVKTPSPLFSYAFSTFGLWKVQLYCPLIAMDIANSSSPSVDERLQFSLNYHQLEGVLQFNSKVIVQERWIDVMLNIDNIRCDVISLVNERLMNERGAGVAEKHFPSRISLQITPTVQTNVVSVSVGKSSENPTREIGHEKGIEGSFEPPNPYLALKVSAGETITMSLKPWKFEESVYGYSAKLNWFLHDSVDGREVFSSKPSKFALINPKAWFKDRYSSAYRPFTRQGGVIFAGDEYGEGVWWKVDKAAMGRTMDWEIRGWIWLTYWPNKHKTFYTETRRLEFREILTLTIA from the exons ATGGCTTCTTGTGGCTTTCCTGACATATTTTCCTGGATTCAGAGCCTTCCACCAGTCACTCAATGGCCAACAACTTCCATGTCCATATCCAtatgttcctcaagttcatCCCAACCATCTCTCAAACTCACCATTTCTCAAAACCATCAAACCCAAAAACTCTCTTTTGCAATTGCTGCAGATTTCAACCTCCCCATCTTTCTTTGGACCTCaaaacaattcaagttcagcCCCCAATCCATCAAGCTAATATCTCAAGAAACTTTCTCCAGCCTCTTAATCAATTTCATTGAAGATGTGCTTCGTTATGGCTCAAACAATAACAATTTCTTGATCAAATTTCTCAAACTGGATTCCATTGCCAACTTTGGAGATGTTTTTAACCTCTCATTTGTCACTCTCCTCTTCCTTGTTTGCATCTATGAAGCACCTGCTGATCTCCGATCGGGATGTCTTAACAGTCTCAAGAATTACTTGGCAAATTGTTGGTCAAGACAAACATCAAAGTCTCTCATGAAAGTGTTAGGATCCAATTTAGAAGAGGAATGGATGAGGTCCATAAATCTTGCAATTACCAATTGGATTGTAGAGCTCCAAGCCACCCAGCGCACCCTCGTGAAAACACCATCTCCACTTTTCTCTTATGCTTTTTCAACATTTGGGTTATGGAAAGTCCAATTGTATTGTCCTCTCATAGCCATGGACATTGCAAATTCCAGCAGCCCTTCTGTTGATGAGAGATTGCAATTCTCTCTAAATTACCACCAGCTTGAGGGCGtgcttcaattcaattccaagGTCATAGTTCAAGAGAGGTGGATTGATGTGATGCTAAACATTGATAACATAAG GTGTGATGTGATCAGTCTTGTGAATGAGAGACTGATGAACGAACGAGGAGCCGGTGTAGCTGAAAAGCACTTCCCTTCAAGAATTTCATTACAAATTACTCCAACCGTTCAAACCAATGTGGTAAGTGTTTCAGTGGGCAAGTCTTCTGAGAACCCTACAAGAGAGATTGGCCACGAGAAAGGCATAGAAGGCTCATTTGAGCCTCCTAACCCTTACTTGGCACTCAAGGTATCAGCAGGAGAGACCATAACAATGAGCTTGAAGCCATGGAAATTCGAGGAATCGGTGTACGGCTACAGCGCAAAATTGAACTGGTTTCTTCATGATAGTGTGGATGGAAGAGAGGTCTTCTCTTCTAAGCCATCAAAATTTGCATTGATCAACCCCAAGGCATGGTTCAAGGACAGATACTCCAGCGCTTATAGGCCCTTCACAAGGCAAGGAGGGGTCATTTTTGCTGGTGATGAATATGGAGAGGGTGTGTGGTGGAAGGTGGACAAAGCTGCCATGGGAAGAACAATGGATTGGGAAATTAGAGGGTGGATTTGGTTGACTTATTGGCCTAACAAACATAAAACATTTTATACTGAGACTAGGAGGCTGGAATTTAGAGAAATCCTCACCCTCACAATTGCTTAA
- the LOC18785132 gene encoding copper transport protein ATX1, protein MGNVVELKVGLHCEECIKKILKAIKKIEDIETYNADAELNKVTVTGNVTTEEVVRVLQKIGKMATTWEGEGQGEGEGVNN, encoded by the exons ATGGGAAAT GTTGTGGAATTGAAGGTGGGTTTGCATTGCGAAGAATGCATCAAGAAAATCTTGAAGGCCATCAAGAAGATCGAAG ATATTGAAACATATAATGCGGACGCAGAACTGAACAAGGTCACAGTGACTGGAAACGTTACAACAGAAGAAGTTGTTAGGGTTCTTCAAAAGATTGGAAAGATGGCAACCACTTGGGAAGGAGAAGGGCAAGGAGAAGGAGAGGGAGTAAATAATTGA